From the genome of Winogradskyella forsetii, one region includes:
- a CDS encoding HipA domain-containing protein: MAMLKRTYCPGTLSKNHSSYSNTALKRVFNGRKVSPILPYDSPASNEQTAVLFTENRKRISISGVQEKFSVLLEKNKLRLITEGEQGQYILKPIPNVGKNASQMPANEHVTMQIARQVFAMETAENALIFFKNGEPAYITKRFDVKDDSTKWAQEDFASLAGRTPQTHGEDFKYSGNYLALFTLLKKYTPAYTVESVKLFKLILFNYLFSNGDAHFKNFSLIETPLGDFRLSPAYDLLNSRLHIDDKEFALDDGLLPLHLAKGRVTAQFYKLGEEAGIVKRQVEKVFTDLTSKQNDVETLIEASFLDEKAKRNYKQAYQTRLNKLLR, translated from the coding sequence ATGGCTATGCTAAAACGAACATATTGTCCAGGTACGCTTTCGAAGAATCATTCTAGCTATAGTAATACGGCATTGAAGCGTGTGTTCAATGGACGGAAAGTAAGTCCCATATTGCCTTACGATTCACCAGCAAGCAATGAACAAACAGCTGTATTATTTACTGAAAACAGAAAACGTATATCTATTTCTGGTGTTCAGGAAAAATTTTCAGTCTTATTAGAAAAAAATAAATTGCGTTTAATAACAGAAGGGGAACAAGGCCAATACATTTTAAAACCTATACCAAATGTTGGTAAAAATGCCAGCCAAATGCCAGCTAACGAACATGTCACCATGCAAATTGCGCGTCAGGTGTTTGCAATGGAAACTGCTGAAAATGCACTCATATTTTTTAAGAATGGAGAGCCAGCTTATATTACCAAACGTTTTGATGTTAAGGACGATAGCACTAAATGGGCTCAAGAAGATTTTGCGTCTTTGGCAGGTAGAACACCACAAACGCATGGTGAAGATTTTAAATATTCGGGTAACTACTTAGCGCTTTTTACGCTATTAAAAAAATACACACCAGCTTATACTGTAGAATCTGTCAAATTATTTAAGTTGATACTTTTTAATTATTTGTTTTCAAATGGTGATGCACATTTTAAGAACTTTTCTTTAATTGAAACGCCTTTAGGAGATTTTAGGTTAAGTCCGGCATACGATTTATTAAATAGCAGATTGCACATAGACGACAAGGAGTTTGCACTAGACGATGGTTTATTGCCACTTCATTTGGCAAAAGGCAGAGTGACAGCGCAGTTTTATAAATTAGGGGAAGAAGCAGGAATTGTAAAAAGGCAAGTAGAAAAAGTGTTTACGGATTTAACGTCCAAACAAAATGATGTGGAAACATTAATAGAGGCTTCGTTTTTAGATGAAAAGGCAAAACGAAATTACAAACAAGCTTACCAAACAAGATTAAATAAACTACTACGTTAA
- a CDS encoding T9SS type A sorting domain-containing protein, producing MKKITYALALLTIGVQAQTFPAPYCEITESNSVTVEEITAVDFAGTSITNTDAANVLIDKTATIVNVAQNESYTIEVAGNTYGNFDTDMVAFIDWNQNDLLDDANEIYEIGTITNSTGNDGITVSLAITVPADAVLGNTRIRLTKTYQDPDSPAAIDACGIMFFPFGFGPNAGFGQALDFTLNIEPSLSVGTFETNALSVYPIPAKAVLNVNYKSVIDAVSIYNLLGEEVYAIHTVSADLQLDVSHLTAGAYMVKLVSEDQQHRFKMLKQ from the coding sequence ATGAAAAAAATTACTTATGCACTTGCGCTATTGACTATTGGCGTTCAAGCCCAAACCTTTCCAGCGCCCTATTGTGAGATTACAGAAAGTAACAGCGTCACTGTAGAAGAAATTACTGCTGTTGATTTTGCAGGTACTAGTATTACAAATACAGATGCGGCTAATGTTTTAATTGATAAGACAGCGACTATTGTCAATGTGGCTCAAAACGAATCCTATACCATTGAAGTTGCAGGCAATACCTACGGTAACTTTGATACGGATATGGTCGCTTTTATAGATTGGAACCAGAACGACCTTTTAGACGATGCCAATGAAATCTATGAGATAGGCACCATTACCAATTCCACAGGTAATGATGGCATTACGGTAAGTTTGGCAATTACGGTACCAGCAGATGCTGTGTTAGGTAATACACGAATTAGACTTACCAAAACCTATCAAGATCCTGATTCTCCTGCAGCTATAGATGCTTGTGGTATCATGTTTTTTCCTTTTGGTTTTGGCCCTAACGCAGGTTTTGGACAAGCCTTGGATTTTACATTAAATATTGAACCGTCTTTGAGTGTTGGCACGTTTGAGACTAATGCCTTATCGGTATATCCTATACCTGCAAAGGCTGTGTTGAATGTGAATTATAAATCAGTCATAGATGCCGTATCAATTTATAATCTTTTAGGGGAAGAAGTGTATGCTATACATACGGTTTCTGCTGATTTACAGTTAGACGTATCGCATCTAACGGCTGGTGCTTACATGGTTAAATTAGTTTCAGAAGACCAACAGCACCGCTTTAAAATGCTAAAGCAATAG
- a CDS encoding NYN domain-containing protein — protein sequence MDIKLAVLIDGDNIPSAYVKEMMEEIAKYGNPTIKRIYGDWTKPHLSKWKNMLLENAITPIQQYGYTTGKNATDSAMIIDAMDILYSEKVDGFCLVSSDSDFTRLATRLREAGMKVYGIGEKKTPNPFIVACDKFIYIEILKSESEESASPSSAKSVVTKSKYDNITSKDIKLIAATIDDVADDDGWAFLGDVGGLLQKKQPNFDSRNYGFQKLTPLINSIPAFEIERREDSKGHKKLIFVKMKEDGSKGKKR from the coding sequence ATGGACATAAAACTAGCCGTACTCATCGATGGTGATAACATCCCATCAGCCTACGTTAAAGAAATGATGGAGGAAATTGCCAAATACGGCAATCCCACCATTAAACGTATTTATGGCGATTGGACCAAGCCCCATTTATCCAAATGGAAAAACATGCTGCTGGAAAATGCCATCACACCCATACAACAATACGGTTATACCACAGGAAAAAACGCAACAGATTCTGCCATGATTATCGATGCGATGGATATTTTGTATTCGGAGAAAGTGGATGGGTTTTGTTTGGTATCCAGCGATAGCGACTTTACACGTTTGGCAACACGGTTGCGTGAAGCTGGCATGAAAGTCTATGGGATTGGCGAAAAGAAAACACCGAATCCGTTTATTGTGGCTTGCGATAAGTTTATTTATATAGAGATTCTTAAAAGTGAATCGGAAGAGTCAGCTTCTCCTTCTAGCGCGAAATCGGTAGTGACCAAAAGTAAGTATGATAATATTACCTCTAAAGATATTAAGCTCATAGCAGCCACCATAGATGATGTAGCCGATGATGATGGTTGGGCGTTTTTAGGAGATGTTGGTGGTCTGTTGCAAAAGAAACAGCCTAATTTTGATTCCCGGAATTATGGCTTTCAGAAATTAACGCCTTTGATTAATTCCATTCCTGCGTTTGAAATTGAACGCCGTGAAGATTCCAAAGGGCATAAGAAGCTTATTTTTGTGAAGATGAAGGAGGATGGTTCTAAAGGGAAGAAACGTTAG
- a CDS encoding START-like domain-containing protein — translation MDDKEKYEMEFVIQASPALIYTYISTPSGLSEWFADNVNSRGEFFTFIWDGSEEQAKLLSKKTGERIKFRWVNDDEEGAAYYFEIRIQVDEITKDVSLMITDFAEEDEIDEGKMLWTNQIGSLKQVLGSR, via the coding sequence ATGGACGATAAAGAAAAATATGAAATGGAGTTTGTGATCCAAGCATCACCAGCACTAATATATACATACATATCTACACCTTCAGGCTTATCGGAATGGTTTGCAGATAATGTTAACTCGCGTGGTGAATTTTTCACCTTTATTTGGGATGGCTCAGAGGAACAAGCCAAGCTCTTGAGCAAAAAGACTGGCGAACGTATTAAATTTCGCTGGGTAAACGATGATGAAGAGGGTGCGGCCTATTATTTTGAAATTCGTATACAAGTGGACGAAATTACCAAAGATGTGTCTTTGATGATTACGGACTTTGCTGAAGAAGATGAGATAGATGAAGGAAAAATGTTGTGGACTAACCAAATTGGAAGTCTTAAACAAGTTTTAGGATCTCGATAG
- a CDS encoding aminotransferase class IV, producing MVNYNGTLLSDSDSNLTIQNRGYKYGDALFETLKVVNGTIFFWEDHYFRLMASMRILRMDIPMNFTMEFLESEILKTLDANQLLQASARVRLNVDRGEGGKYLPSEEAKVQFNISAEAQHNPFYTIDTNAKCTVDLYKDYFMAPGLLSGLKSNSKTIQVIGSIYAQENDFDNCLVLNTNKSVIEALNGNLFLVKGDTIKTPPLEDGCLKGVMRKQILELLSKDVNVTVEEASISPFELQKADELFITNVIKGIVPITKYRKKEYGSEFAQRLVTKLNAKLRLI from the coding sequence ATGGTCAATTATAACGGAACACTTCTTTCTGATTCAGATTCTAACCTCACCATTCAAAATAGAGGCTACAAATATGGTGACGCCCTTTTTGAAACCTTAAAAGTCGTTAATGGAACTATATTCTTTTGGGAAGACCATTACTTTAGGCTTATGGCTTCAATGCGAATTCTTAGAATGGATATTCCCATGAATTTTACTATGGAATTCCTAGAGTCCGAAATTTTAAAAACTTTAGACGCTAACCAATTATTGCAAGCTTCCGCTCGTGTAAGACTGAATGTCGATAGAGGTGAAGGAGGCAAATATTTACCTTCAGAAGAAGCTAAAGTGCAATTCAATATCAGTGCAGAAGCACAGCACAACCCTTTTTACACCATTGATACCAATGCGAAGTGCACCGTAGATTTATACAAGGATTATTTTATGGCGCCAGGATTATTATCTGGATTAAAGTCCAATAGCAAAACCATACAAGTCATTGGTAGTATTTATGCCCAAGAAAATGATTTTGACAATTGCTTGGTTTTAAACACCAATAAAAGTGTCATTGAAGCTTTAAACGGCAATTTATTCTTGGTAAAAGGTGATACCATAAAGACACCACCTTTAGAAGATGGTTGTCTTAAAGGGGTAATGCGCAAGCAAATTCTAGAATTGTTATCGAAAGACGTTAATGTCACAGTAGAAGAAGCGTCCATCAGTCCATTTGAACTTCAAAAAGCAGATGAGTTATTTATAACCAATGTTATAAAAGGCATCGTGCCAATAACTAAATATCGTAAAAAGGAATATGGAAGTGAATTTGCCCAGCGCCTTGTTACCAAGTTAAACGCCAAATTGAGACTTATATAG
- a CDS encoding YqgE/AlgH family protein yields the protein MNKPEKGNLLIAEPSIIGDISFNRAVILLADHNDLGSVGFILNKPLDYNLKDLIEDTESEFPVYNGGPVEQDNLYFIHKSPELIPDSIEISNGIFWGGDFTVVLDLINEEKISSEDIRFFLGYSGWDEQQLDTELKSNAWLVSENIYSKEIISKSCVTFWREKMLELGGDYSIWSNAPENPSYN from the coding sequence ATGAACAAGCCCGAAAAAGGCAATTTATTAATTGCAGAGCCATCTATTATCGGTGATATTTCATTTAATCGTGCAGTGATACTTTTAGCAGATCATAACGATTTAGGTTCGGTTGGGTTTATTTTAAACAAGCCTTTAGATTACAATCTTAAAGATCTTATTGAAGATACAGAATCTGAGTTTCCTGTATACAATGGTGGACCGGTAGAACAGGATAATCTTTATTTTATTCATAAATCACCAGAATTAATTCCAGATAGCATAGAAATTTCCAATGGTATATTTTGGGGAGGCGATTTTACGGTAGTGCTAGATCTTATTAATGAAGAAAAAATTTCCAGCGAAGATATTCGTTTCTTTTTAGGCTATTCCGGTTGGGACGAACAGCAATTGGATACTGAACTGAAATCTAACGCTTGGTTGGTATCTGAAAATATATATTCAAAAGAAATTATTTCTAAATCCTGTGTGACCTTTTGGCGCGAAAAAATGTTGGAACTTGGTGGCGATTATAGTATTTGGTCCAATGCTCCTGAAAATCCTAGTTATAATTAA
- a CDS encoding HU family DNA-binding protein: MNKTDLINGMAENAGITKAAAKKALDSLLVDIEGSLQKGNRVSLVGFGSWSVSRRAARDGRNPQTGKTIKIKAKNVVKFKAGSDLSNAVN; the protein is encoded by the coding sequence ATGAACAAAACAGATTTAATCAACGGAATGGCAGAGAATGCTGGAATCACAAAAGCAGCTGCTAAAAAAGCATTAGATTCATTATTAGTTGACATCGAAGGATCTTTACAAAAAGGAAACAGAGTTTCTTTAGTAGGATTTGGATCTTGGTCAGTTTCTAGAAGAGCTGCAAGAGACGGAAGAAACCCACAAACTGGAAAGACTATAAAAATCAAAGCTAAAAATGTAGTAAAATTTAAGGCAGGTTCTGACTTAAGTAATGCTGTAAACTAA
- the fmt gene encoding methionyl-tRNA formyltransferase yields MTTKRNLRIVFMGTPDFAVATLKALIDHKYNVVGVITAPDRPAGRGQKLRASAVKEFTLEHNLKILQPKNLKAESFIEELKALHANLQIIVAFRMLPKVVWQMPEYGTFNLHASLLPQYRGAAPIHWAIINGETKTGVTTFFIDEKIDTGVIIKSEETQIENSTTVGELHDDLMTLGSNLVIKTAQQIENDSVTTTIQPQNEDLKTAYKLNRDNCKIDWSQPIDTIYNKIRGLNPFPAAWCYLDNNEETQVSIKIYGVEKIKEDHDYDDGKLMTTKNELKVACEGGYINILEIQLPGKRKMDVKSLLNGFDFSESAKLL; encoded by the coding sequence ATGACAACAAAACGTAACTTACGCATTGTTTTTATGGGCACTCCAGATTTTGCGGTTGCCACATTAAAAGCGCTCATTGACCATAAATATAACGTAGTTGGCGTCATCACAGCACCAGACAGACCTGCAGGAAGAGGGCAAAAACTAAGGGCTTCCGCTGTAAAAGAATTTACCTTAGAACACAATTTGAAGATCTTGCAACCCAAAAACCTAAAAGCAGAATCTTTTATTGAAGAACTAAAAGCCTTGCATGCCAATTTACAAATCATCGTAGCGTTTCGGATGTTACCAAAGGTAGTTTGGCAAATGCCCGAATATGGTACTTTTAATCTTCATGCGTCATTATTGCCGCAATATAGAGGTGCCGCACCTATTCATTGGGCCATTATAAATGGCGAAACCAAAACAGGTGTGACGACCTTTTTTATAGATGAAAAAATTGATACGGGAGTCATCATTAAAAGTGAAGAAACCCAAATAGAAAATTCTACAACGGTTGGCGAATTGCATGATGATTTAATGACTCTAGGAAGCAATTTGGTTATAAAAACGGCGCAACAGATTGAAAACGATTCCGTAACGACTACAATTCAGCCACAAAACGAAGATTTAAAAACAGCCTACAAGCTCAATCGTGATAATTGTAAAATTGATTGGTCGCAACCCATCGATACCATATACAATAAGATTAGAGGTTTAAATCCGTTTCCAGCAGCTTGGTGTTATTTAGATAATAATGAAGAAACTCAGGTATCAATAAAAATTTATGGTGTCGAAAAAATTAAAGAAGACCATGATTACGATGATGGCAAATTAATGACCACCAAAAATGAGTTAAAAGTGGCCTGTGAAGGTGGTTATATAAATATCCTAGAAATTCAATTACCTGGAAAGCGAAAAATGGATGTAAAGTCTCTTTTAAATGGCTTCGATTTTTCAGAATCGGCAAAACTGCTGTAA
- a CDS encoding RecQ family ATP-dependent DNA helicase, whose translation MHPIEVLERYWHHTSFRPLQEEIITSVLNQEDTFALLPTGGGKSVCFQIPALIQDGICIVISPLIALMKDQVNTLKEKGIKAIALTSGMSYKDLDTQLDNCIYGNYKFLYLSPERLQQTLVQERIQQMKVNLIAVDEAHCISQWGNDFRPAYNNIAVLRQMHPHVNCIALTATAKHNVVDDIVENLDFINPKIFKASFARPNIAYHVIHTDDKLFQLEHLLKMHSGSSIIYVRNRRATTDINNFLNAKGFSSTYYHGGITNKEKQERLYQWTNGQIEIIVATTAFGMGIDKANVRTVIHFNLPESLESYYQEAGRAGRDGKLAHAVILKQHIDEDHLRGQFLSTLPSVAFVKTVYNKLSNYFQVSYGEGENTMHQFDFKSFCNHYKLSASITYNALLLLDRNAIITLTQHFNFRTKIQFVTTNAVLFRYLETHLDLNILVKVLLRTYGGIFDYETKVNLSLIIKKANLSEKQVIEQLQRLEKDEVISLQMANTDSEITFLKPREDDLTINPIAKTIEQQHTLKHQQIESVLHYIQNDSVCRSQQLLRYFGEKTNKTCGKCSVCLAKASKIDKASTKTISIQIIKILETGPLSSRQLLLQIKCSEKLLLESLSELIELRKIKLTSANTYTLYDNKT comes from the coding sequence ATGCATCCTATAGAAGTTTTAGAACGGTATTGGCATCACACGTCATTTAGACCGTTGCAAGAAGAGATTATCACTTCGGTACTAAACCAAGAGGATACCTTTGCACTACTTCCAACTGGAGGTGGAAAATCGGTTTGTTTTCAAATTCCTGCGTTGATACAAGATGGGATTTGTATTGTTATTTCGCCTTTGATTGCCTTGATGAAAGACCAAGTGAATACCTTAAAAGAAAAAGGTATTAAAGCCATTGCCTTAACTTCTGGTATGTCCTACAAGGATTTAGACACACAATTAGACAATTGTATTTACGGCAACTATAAGTTTCTATACCTCTCGCCAGAACGCTTACAACAAACTTTGGTACAAGAGCGGATTCAACAAATGAAAGTGAATTTAATTGCCGTTGATGAAGCCCATTGTATCAGTCAATGGGGAAATGATTTTAGACCCGCGTATAACAACATTGCAGTTTTAAGACAGATGCATCCTCATGTGAATTGTATTGCACTGACAGCAACGGCGAAACATAATGTGGTTGATGATATCGTTGAAAATCTCGATTTTATCAATCCAAAAATATTCAAGGCCTCTTTTGCAAGACCAAACATCGCATATCATGTGATTCATACCGACGATAAATTATTTCAACTCGAGCATCTACTGAAAATGCATTCTGGTTCGTCTATAATATATGTTAGAAACAGAAGGGCAACGACGGATATCAATAATTTTCTGAATGCCAAAGGGTTTTCATCCACCTATTATCATGGTGGCATTACTAATAAAGAAAAGCAAGAACGTTTGTACCAGTGGACCAATGGACAGATAGAGATTATAGTGGCAACCACGGCCTTTGGAATGGGAATTGATAAGGCAAATGTAAGAACCGTGATCCATTTCAATCTACCCGAAAGCTTGGAAAGTTATTATCAAGAAGCTGGAAGAGCTGGAAGAGATGGAAAATTGGCACATGCTGTTATTCTAAAACAACATATAGATGAAGATCACTTGCGAGGTCAGTTTTTAAGCACCTTACCTTCTGTGGCATTCGTAAAAACAGTCTATAATAAGCTGAGTAATTATTTTCAAGTTTCTTATGGTGAAGGTGAAAACACTATGCATCAATTCGATTTTAAATCTTTTTGCAATCACTATAAATTAAGTGCAAGTATAACATACAATGCTCTATTATTATTAGACCGAAATGCGATTATCACGCTGACACAGCATTTTAATTTCAGGACTAAGATTCAATTTGTAACTACGAATGCCGTTTTATTTCGGTATTTAGAAACACATCTGGATCTGAATATTTTAGTAAAAGTGTTGCTTAGAACCTATGGAGGTATTTTTGATTATGAAACTAAAGTAAACCTTAGTTTGATTATTAAGAAAGCCAATCTTTCAGAAAAACAAGTGATTGAACAATTACAACGGTTAGAAAAAGATGAAGTGATCAGTCTTCAAATGGCCAATACCGATTCTGAAATTACGTTTTTAAAACCTCGTGAAGATGACCTTACCATTAACCCAATTGCTAAAACGATAGAACAACAGCACACTTTAAAACATCAACAAATTGAATCTGTATTGCACTATATTCAAAATGATTCGGTTTGTAGAAGTCAACAGCTTCTTCGCTATTTCGGAGAAAAAACCAACAAAACCTGTGGTAAATGTTCCGTTTGTTTAGCTAAAGCTTCAAAAATTGATAAGGCGTCAACCAAAACTATTTCGATTCAAATTATAAAAATTTTAGAAACCGGTCCTTTATCTTCGCGACAACTATTACTACAGATCAAATGTTCGGAGAAGTTACTTCTAGAAAGTCTTTCCGAATTAATTGAACTAAGAAAAATAAAACTAACTTCAGCTAATACTTATACCTTATATGACAACAAAACGTAA
- a CDS encoding AAA family ATPase — protein sequence MNPKKVVIAGGPGTGKTTIINELKKRGFVCYDEISRQITLQARKDGIEQLFLTEPLLFSKKLLEGRTQQFKAAEQESESVVFLDRGIPDVLAYMDYIGDTYPDHFVEACNTHKYDNILILAPWQEIFTSDSERYENFEEAIEIHQHLLNTYKRFGYNLVDVPFGSVENRADFILESLNLQ from the coding sequence TTGAATCCAAAAAAAGTCGTTATCGCAGGTGGTCCAGGCACCGGAAAAACTACCATCATTAATGAGTTGAAAAAACGTGGTTTTGTTTGCTATGATGAAATCTCACGACAAATTACGCTACAAGCTAGAAAAGATGGTATTGAGCAACTTTTTTTAACCGAACCTTTATTGTTTAGTAAAAAACTGTTGGAAGGCAGAACGCAACAATTTAAAGCGGCTGAACAGGAGTCAGAATCCGTTGTTTTTCTAGACAGAGGCATTCCCGATGTTTTAGCCTATATGGATTATATTGGCGACACCTACCCAGACCATTTTGTTGAAGCCTGCAACACCCATAAATATGATAATATCCTCATTTTAGCACCTTGGCAAGAGATTTTTACAAGTGATAGTGAACGTTATGAAAATTTTGAAGAAGCTATTGAAATCCATCAACATTTACTGAACACTTATAAGCGATTTGGCTATAATTTAGTCGATGTTCCTTTTGGTAGTGTTGAAAATAGGGCAGATTTTATTCTAGAGTCCTTAAATTTGCAGTAA
- a CDS encoding DUF493 family protein, which produces MDSSKKTEEFYEKLKSQLYDTALWPSEYLYKFIVLSEGSGVKDIEDLFNDLGAVITTNESKNGKYTSVSINVRLKNPEEVIVKYKEVAKNVEGVISL; this is translated from the coding sequence ATGGACAGTTCTAAAAAAACAGAAGAGTTTTACGAAAAACTAAAATCGCAATTATACGATACAGCCCTTTGGCCATCGGAATATTTATACAAATTCATTGTACTTTCAGAAGGCTCTGGTGTCAAGGATATAGAAGATCTTTTTAACGACCTTGGCGCTGTTATTACCACAAACGAATCTAAAAACGGAAAATACACCAGTGTGTCCATAAACGTTAGGTTGAAAAACCCTGAAGAAGTAATCGTCAAATATAAGGAGGTCGCTAAAAATGTTGAAGGTGTAATTTCTTTATAA
- a CDS encoding DUF4290 domain-containing protein → MIDDLEYNTEREHLIIPEYGRHLQKMINYAKTRETKEERNKVAKAVISVMGNLQPHLRDVPDFQHKLWDQLFIMSNFEIDVDAPYGEPSKEEIQARPEPLKYPQNHPKYRFYGNNIKTMIDVAVSWEDGELKEALIYTIANHMKKCFLNWNKDTVEDDVIYNHLYELSDGNINLKNTDEDLTDATSLMRTKSKYGGKSNSNKKSNNSSKKKYSNNRKRY, encoded by the coding sequence TTGATTGACGATTTAGAATACAACACAGAACGCGAGCATTTAATTATACCGGAATATGGACGTCATCTGCAAAAGATGATTAATTATGCTAAGACTCGCGAAACAAAAGAGGAACGCAATAAAGTAGCCAAAGCGGTTATTTCCGTCATGGGAAATCTACAACCGCATCTTAGGGATGTGCCAGATTTTCAGCACAAACTATGGGATCAGTTGTTCATTATGTCAAATTTTGAAATCGATGTGGACGCCCCTTATGGCGAACCGTCGAAAGAAGAAATACAAGCACGACCAGAACCTTTAAAATATCCTCAAAACCATCCGAAATACCGTTTTTATGGTAATAACATAAAGACCATGATTGATGTTGCTGTAAGTTGGGAAGATGGAGAATTAAAGGAAGCTTTAATTTATACGATTGCCAACCATATGAAAAAGTGTTTCCTTAATTGGAATAAAGATACGGTTGAGGATGATGTTATTTACAATCATTTGTATGAGCTTTCTGATGGAAATATAAATTTGAAGAATACCGACGAAGATCTTACGGATGCTACAAGTTTAATGCGTACGAAGTCTAAATATGGCGGTAAAAGCAATTCCAATAAAAAGAGCAATAACTCTAGCAAGAAGAAATATTCTAATAACAGAAAACGTTACTAA
- the murA gene encoding UDP-N-acetylglucosamine 1-carboxyvinyltransferase, with amino-acid sequence MSTFIIEGGHRLKGKIQPQGAKNEALQILCAVLLTAEEVQIDNIPDIIDVNKLIALLKKLGVKINKLGKGSYTFKADDLNLGYLESAEFKEDGKGLRGSIMIVGPLLARFGKGYIPKPGGDKIGRRRLDTHFEGFINLGAKFRYNREELFYGVEAKKLKGTYMLLDEASVTGTANIVMAAVLAEGKTTIYNAACEPYLQQLCKMLNRMGAKISGVGSNLLTIEGVDSLGGTEHRMLPDMIEIGSWIGLAAMTKSELTITNVSWDDLGQIPNVFRKIGITVERQGDDIHIPAHTDGYEVQSFIDGSILTIADAPWPGFTPDLLSIILTVLTQARGSAIVHQKMFESRLFFVDKLIDMGAKIILCDPHRATVIGHDFKSTLKATTMTSPDIRAGVSLLIAALSAKGTSTIHNIEQIDRGYENIAERLRAIGAKIERVHGN; translated from the coding sequence ATGAGTACATTTATTATTGAAGGTGGTCACCGACTAAAGGGTAAGATTCAGCCACAAGGCGCCAAAAACGAAGCTTTGCAAATTTTATGTGCCGTTCTCTTAACTGCTGAAGAAGTACAAATAGATAACATTCCAGATATTATTGATGTCAATAAGCTCATTGCATTACTAAAAAAGCTAGGCGTTAAAATCAATAAATTAGGCAAAGGTTCTTACACCTTTAAAGCAGACGATCTCAATCTTGGTTATTTAGAATCGGCAGAATTCAAAGAAGATGGCAAAGGACTTAGAGGTTCAATCATGATTGTTGGGCCGTTATTGGCACGTTTCGGTAAAGGATACATTCCAAAACCAGGAGGTGATAAAATTGGTCGTCGTCGTTTAGATACACACTTTGAAGGCTTTATTAATCTTGGGGCTAAATTTCGCTATAATAGGGAAGAATTATTTTATGGCGTAGAAGCGAAAAAGCTCAAAGGGACTTACATGCTTTTGGATGAGGCTTCCGTTACAGGAACGGCAAACATTGTTATGGCTGCTGTTTTAGCTGAAGGAAAAACGACGATCTACAATGCTGCTTGTGAACCTTATTTACAGCAATTGTGTAAAATGCTAAATCGCATGGGCGCAAAAATTTCTGGTGTTGGTTCTAATTTGTTAACCATTGAAGGTGTGGATTCCCTTGGAGGAACAGAACACAGGATGCTTCCAGATATGATTGAAATTGGTAGCTGGATTGGCTTGGCGGCAATGACAAAAAGTGAATTGACCATTACCAATGTGAGTTGGGATGATTTAGGCCAGATCCCAAACGTCTTCAGAAAAATAGGAATTACGGTTGAGCGTCAAGGCGATGATATCCATATTCCAGCGCATACAGATGGTTATGAAGTGCAAAGCTTTATTGATGGTTCTATTTTAACCATTGCAGATGCACCTTGGCCAGGGTTTACGCCAGATTTATTAAGTATTATTCTTACGGTTTTAACCCAAGCAAGAGGAAGTGCGATTGTGCATCAAAAGATGTTTGAAAGCCGTTTGTTTTTTGTTGATAAATTGATTGATATGGGAGCGAAGATTATTCTTTGTGACCCTCATAGAGCAACTGTCATTGGTCATGATTTTAAATCGACATTAAAAGCAACGACCATGACCTCTCCAGATATTAGAGCAGGTGTTTCTTTGTTAATTGCGGCGTTATCCGCAAAAGGGACATCAACCATTCATAATATTGAGCAAATTGATAGAGGCTACGAAAATATAGCCGAACGTTTAAGAGCGATTGGTGCAAAGATTGAACGTGTGCATGGGAATTAA